Below is a genomic region from Balaenoptera ricei isolate mBalRic1 chromosome 3, mBalRic1.hap2, whole genome shotgun sequence.
TGATGGCATTCTCAAAACAAAGGGGACAATTTGAGTATAAGAAAAAATGATCCCAGAGAGGGGAACGCCACAAAACAGGCTAGCCACGGTATATATCAAGATGTTATTCATGAGGGTATCAGAACAGGCCAGCTTGATGACCTGAGCAAGTTCACAGAAGAAGTGAGGGATTTCCAGGTCCTTGCAGAAGGACAGCCGCAATACCATCAGACTGAGGAGCaggccaagcactgtgctgatgAAAAGTGAGAGTAGAATCAGCAGAACACAAAATCGGGGGATGATGAGGACCGTGTACCTCAGGGGGTGACAAATGGCCACATAGCGGTCATAGGCCATTGCCGCAAGGAGAAAATTTTCTAAACCAACAAAAACCAGGACAAAGCCAATCTGGGTCAGGCAGCCTATGTAAGTGATGTGCTGTATCTCTGCCTGGATGTTTACCAGCATCTTTGGGATCGCAGTTGTGCTTATACAGATGTCAGTAAAGGAAAGGTTTGAGAGGAAGAGGTACATGGGGGTATGGAGGTGGGAGTCACAGGTAACAGCCAGAATGATGAGCAGGTTTCCTAAGACAGTGATCAGATACATTGCTAGGAACAGGCAGAACAAGAAGGGCTGCAGTTCTAGATCATCTGTCAATCCCAGGAGGAGGAATTCTGAAACGTCTGTTTGATTTCTGGGTTCCATGTTGTCGGTGAATCTGATGGGGAAATggagtgaaaagaaaaggaaatgaatgttCCCCAGATGAGCAGCACCAGCATCAACtgagaacttgctagaaatgcaaatccttGGTGCCATTCCAGATGTACTGCTGATAACCTCTGGAGGTAAGGGCCAGCGATCTAAGTTTTAACATACCCTCCAGATGAATGCCATATATGCTAACACTTTGAAACTGtgcttaaataaaaaagaaaactctgtgCCTATTGTGAACCCAAAAGACGATGCAAGTCTGTCCCTTTGCTAATTTTTCTCTCCGTCAACATCTCTCATACTTCCTCTTCCCTCTACTCTCTTTATTGGCCATTATTTTGATTGGTCACCAACTTGGTATCACATCTGTGCCAAGTGTTAAGACTGAAACAAAGAATAAGACACAGCGTCTCCTTCAG
It encodes:
- the LOC132364039 gene encoding olfactory receptor 7G2-like; this encodes MEPRNQTDVSEFLLLGLTDDLELQPFLFCLFLAMYLITVLGNLLIILAVTCDSHLHTPMYLFLSNLSFTDICISTTAIPKMLVNIQAEIQHITYIGCLTQIGFVLVFVGLENFLLAAMAYDRYVAICHPLRYTVLIIPRFCVLLILLSLFISTVLGLLLSLMVLRLSFCKDLEIPHFFCELAQVIKLACSDTLMNNILIYTVASLFCGVPLSGIIFSYTQIVPFVLRMPSAGTKLKAFSTCGSHLAVVSLFYGTLFGVYISSVVTDSPRKTAVASVMYIVVPQMMNPFIYSLRNKDMKRALRKLISRIPSFP